The Humulus lupulus chromosome 4, drHumLupu1.1, whole genome shotgun sequence genome has a window encoding:
- the LOC133829198 gene encoding uncharacterized protein LOC133829198 has product MEFDLDNVLSRRSGAKQSKRPRASQRAGSPSKILKTSEETPLASGAHGLSLPTDPNPKVRVSIEVLLPPPPPAIQTSQQTAPPPKKLVPTWERLLSISTYSPEYVIDNAAGKHWASLGSNLLSRVGQSFSNLGAPQWKFLTSCRDNNTLYDKGSELLTSAVAAFAQLKYKLNNEVHSSLSYAQEAKTLQIKLTDELKATESELKSKLEAKDSEIRKRDSKIKELEELNAKLEEEKKATFDIIEGEKARLLEEFKRKKDHAIDMAMYRI; this is encoded by the exons ATGGAGTTCGATCTTGATAACGTGCTTAGCCGCCGCTCGGGAGCTAAGCAAAGCAAGCGTCCGAGGGCGTCGCAGAGAGCGGGCAGCCCTTCCAAAATCCTGAAGACATCCGAGGAAACTCCTCTTGCCTCGGGCGCCCATGGCCTAAGCCTACCTACTGATCCAAACCCCAAGGTCAGAGTATCCATTGAAGTTTTGCTCCCCCCACCTCCTCCTGCCATTCAAACTTCTCAACAGACTGCTCCACCTCCAAAGAAGTTGGTTCCCACTTGGGAACGCTTGTTGTCAATTTCGACCTATTCCCctgagtatgtgatcgacaatgCCGCGGGGAAACACTGGGCCAGTCTGGGCTCAAATTTATTGTCCCGAGTTGGCCAAAGTTTCAGCAACCTTGGCGCCCCTCAATGGAAATTCCTCACCTCTTGTCGAGACAacaacaccctttatgacaagggtAGCGAGCTCCTCACCTCG GCCGTTGCCGCATTTGCTCAGCTTAAATACAAGTTGAACAACGAAGTCCACTCGAGCTtatcctatgctcaggaggcgaagacCCTCCAGATAAAGCTCACAGACGAGCTTAAGGCCACGGAGTCTGAGCTTAAGTCAAAGCTAGAGGCTAAGGATTCTGAAATCAGGAAGAGGGACTCCAAAATCAAGGAGCTTGAAGAgctgaatgccaagctcgaggaggagaagaaggccaccttcgatataatcgagggtgagaaggctcgccttcttgaggagtttaagCGGAAGAAAGATCATGCTATTGATATGGCCATGTACCGTATCTAG